The DNA window TGTATGGAAATATGAAGATGAAAAAACATTATTCATGCCTATTGGTATAATATTAAAATTAGATTTTAACAAATATCGAAGTTCAATAATAATAAGTATTACTTTATTTTTTATATTGTTAAGTATAGTTATTATAGCAATAGTTAAAAAAGCACATAAAGTATCAAAACAGATATCAAAACCATTTGAAATAATGCTTGATAATATGAAAAATTTTCAGAAAATACGTTATCTTGAATTTGATAAAATTATGGAAAAGTGTGAAATTAAAGAAATTAATGAGTTGATGACTGAATACCAAAAAATGGCTGAAGATATTATGACATCATTTGAAGAAATTAATGCTATGAACGAAGAATTAGAATCTTCTTACAAAGAAATTGAAAAGATTAACAATGAATTAGAAGATGCTTATCTTAATTTTAGTACACAATTATCCATCATCGCAGAAGGTTATGATGAAACAACAGGTAATCATGTAAATAGGGTTGGAGAATTATCCGCTTTTATTGCAGAAAAACTTGGTTTAAATAATGATTATGTTGAGAAAATAAGATATTATGCTCCTTTACATGATATAGGAAAGATAATGATACCAAAAGAAATATTATTGAAAAAAGGTCCATTAACAGAAGAAGAATGGAAAGTTATGGAAAAACATACAATATATGGTGGTGTTTTAATTGGAGATTCTCCAAAATTCAAAATAGCAAAGAACATTGCACTTTATCATCATGAAAAATATAACGGTGAAGGTTATCCATATGGACTAAAAGGTGATAAAATTCCAATATGTGCAGCAATTGTTTCTGTTGTTGATGTTTATGATGCTCTACGTTCAGAAAGACCTTATAAACGTGCATTTTCTCATGAAGAAGCTATAAATATAATATTAAATGGAGATAATAGAACTAACCCTCTGCACTTTAACCCTGAAGTTTTAAATATACTGAAAAAATACGAAAAAGATGTTAAAGAACTCTGGAATATTATTGATAAAAAATCTTCTAAACTATTAGAACTTTTAAAAAATATTGAAAAAATATGATATAATCCCATGTTAAATAATATTAAAAATTGGACGCTAAAAAAGGAGGATAAAAATGAAAAAAATCATAACACTTATTATTATTATCTTAACTACTTTAAGTTTTGCAACTATATCAGAAATTTCAAAAGTTCGGGAATTAAAAGACTTGCAAACTGTAACAGTTAGGGGAATAGTAACCGTTGAGCCTGGTCCTTTTGATGTCAACATCATTTTCTTACAGGATAAAACAGGTGGAATTAATCTTTATTTTAGAGGAGGACAGTTTGAAAACGTAGAAAGAGGCGATCTTGTAGAAGCAAAAGGTTATTTATGGACACACAAAAACAATAAAGAACTTGTTTTAGAAAAAGATAATTCTTCACACTATTATAAAATAATATCAAAAAATAATCCTTTACCAGAACCAATTAAAATAAAAACCGTTGATATTAATAATGAAAATTATGAAGGAATGTTTTTAAAGGTTAAAGGAAAAATTGTTGAAATTGATAAATTCGATATGAGAAAAATATATATTGATGATGGTAGTGGTAAAGGTATGGTATTTATTAGAGAAAATACTGGAATAAATCCATCATTTTTTAAGGTTGGAATAAACATGGAAGCCGTTGGAGTATTAGGACAATACATGTCGTATTATGAACTCTGGCCAAGAAATATGAATGATATATATGTTGATGATGTATTTCCACCTGAAGTAAAAACATATGCAATTAGAGATAATTATATTTATGTTGAATTTAACGAACCAATTTTTGAAAATAGCATTATCTTAAACAAAACAGTTAGAGTTTTAAAATCAAATATTTTAGAATATGAATTGAGTATGGATAATAAAATTCTAAAATTAAAGTTAAATTCATTAAATAATGCTTCAAAATTAGTTTTAAGATCAATTTCAGATAAAAATAATAACAAAATGGGAATGAAAATTATAAAGTTGAATTTAGAAAAAGATTCATATGCAAATAGAGTATTATTTGACAACAACCATGGTCAAACAGCAGGAAATGCAGATTGGGTAATCAATGGTGGATATTCAGATTTTGCAGATGCAGCAAAAAATCTTGGTTTGAAGGTTGAAGAAATAAAGGAAGATTTCAATGAAGATATTTTAAATATGTATAAAATTCTGATAATTCCAGAACCAAACAAACCTTTCAAAGATTTTGAGGTATCAGCTATACTGAAATTTGTAAAAAATGGCGGATCATTATTTATAATATCCGATCATGGAAATTCAGATAGAAATGGAAATGGTTGGGATTCGCCAAAAATTTTCAACACATTCGTTGAAAAATTTGGGTTTAAATTTGCTGGAGATGATTTAGAAGAAGCACCATTAGCTTATGTTTATAATCATGAAATAACCAAAGGAATAAAAAAAATAGGTGTATGGAATGGCTCATCAATAGAAGTATTAAATGACAAAGTGAAAGTGTTAATTGCTAATTCTGAAAACAAACCATATATGGTTGTTACTACATATGGAAAAGGAAAAGTAGTTGCAATTGGAGATAGCTCTCCATTTGATGATGGAACTGGAGATACCGGTGACTTGCTCCACAATGGCTGGCAATGGGGAGATGATGCACAACTTGCTATTAATACAATTAAATATTTAATAAAATAACAAAGCAAAGTTTCTCTTGTATTTATCGCTTGAATAATAAAACGTATATACAAATATCTTAAATCTCGTTAATTAAATTTTCGTAGAATACATTATATGCTATAATAATACTAAGAAAAAACAAGTGTGGAGATGATGAAAATGAAAAAATTACCAATAGGAGTGCAGGATTATAAAGAAATAATAGAAGAAGATTATATATACGTAGATAAAACAAAGTATATATATGATCTAATAAACAGTGGAAAGTTCTATTTTCTCTCAAGACCAAGAAGATTTGGAAAAAGTTTAACAATATCAACATTATATTATCTATTCAAAGGAGAAAAAGAATTATTTAAGGGAACATACATATATGACAAATGGGAA is part of the Marinitoga sp. 1197 genome and encodes:
- a CDS encoding HD-GYP domain-containing protein; this encodes MKKEKLSLYQLISKSIMTIVITSIVLVLILISIFSYINLLKVEKSLRNNTESLIRFAFNSLYNTLYDFDSVFYEKLDTLMNEIKTSQNINESIEKFVSTSYKSNRENNVIKKVNIESIDIKLKNKLINLQKYNYLIELDLKSDKLLRNIYIKTDENFYVLSSILSIDRIKNTINNLANLKNEYDFISDINICTHEFEGLSQNFSNLTDEDKKYLEKVFSTEKDIVIKNNEKVKFYYVWKYEDEKTLFMPIGIILKLDFNKYRSSIIISITLFFILLSIVIIAIVKKAHKVSKQISKPFEIMLDNMKNFQKIRYLEFDKIMEKCEIKEINELMTEYQKMAEDIMTSFEEINAMNEELESSYKEIEKINNELEDAYLNFSTQLSIIAEGYDETTGNHVNRVGELSAFIAEKLGLNNDYVEKIRYYAPLHDIGKIMIPKEILLKKGPLTEEEWKVMEKHTIYGGVLIGDSPKFKIAKNIALYHHEKYNGEGYPYGLKGDKIPICAAIVSVVDVYDALRSERPYKRAFSHEEAINIILNGDNRTNPLHFNPEVLNILKKYEKDVKELWNIIDKKSSKLLELLKNIEKI
- a CDS encoding Gldg family protein — protein: MKKIITLIIIILTTLSFATISEISKVRELKDLQTVTVRGIVTVEPGPFDVNIIFLQDKTGGINLYFRGGQFENVERGDLVEAKGYLWTHKNNKELVLEKDNSSHYYKIISKNNPLPEPIKIKTVDINNENYEGMFLKVKGKIVEIDKFDMRKIYIDDGSGKGMVFIRENTGINPSFFKVGINMEAVGVLGQYMSYYELWPRNMNDIYVDDVFPPEVKTYAIRDNYIYVEFNEPIFENSIILNKTVRVLKSNILEYELSMDNKILKLKLNSLNNASKLVLRSISDKNNNKMGMKIIKLNLEKDSYANRVLFDNNHGQTAGNADWVINGGYSDFADAAKNLGLKVEEIKEDFNEDILNMYKILIIPEPNKPFKDFEVSAILKFVKNGGSLFIISDHGNSDRNGNGWDSPKIFNTFVEKFGFKFAGDDLEEAPLAYVYNHEITKGIKKIGVWNGSSIEVLNDKVKVLIANSENKPYMVVTTYGKGKVVAIGDSSPFDDGTGDTGDLLHNGWQWGDDAQLAINTIKYLIK